The Fusobacterium sp. SYSU M8D902 genome includes a region encoding these proteins:
- a CDS encoding sigma 54-interacting transcriptional regulator: protein MEISLLHIREDVNRYANIISNMINVDVGVVDKNMLRVTGTGLYKNIEGVSALGNVYKNTLETGKTHIIENPRNHELCSQCKDKENCQEKLEISTPIYCRNEIIGVLGLVCFSNEQKKKIIANIDSYLNFTKQIAEFIGIKFFEFQEKMLQEDKERTLRAVIDNISKGVIVSDKNNKIVSINEIARKKLKIGLECIGETMSIVSQNDYLMNEEIFKLLIFEREFNVVGKLISINSFDNKKNNIFIFEDIKKINRNIAEITNNNNVITIDDIYGNSIATKNLKENILKVADTSSTVLITGESGTGKELVARSLHSHSSRSDKPFVVINCSAIPDSLLESELFGYVKGAFTGANNSGRMGKFELANTGVIFLDEIGDMPLYLQAKILRVIQEKKIERIGSNKSIDLDIKIIAATNVDLEKKIKEQKFRSDLYYRLNVIPIKLLPLRERKEDILPIVEKLINKYNRISNKYISSIDEEVIRVLSNYNWPGNIRELENVIELMFNMSGSSHILSRDFLPESILLNKGIKKTCIQPIIKDDDEDLVDFEILEKRYILQALKKYGDSTDGKRAISDKMGIGLTTLYRKMKKFEID from the coding sequence GTGGAAATTTCATTATTACATATAAGGGAAGATGTAAATAGATATGCAAACATTATTTCTAATATGATAAATGTTGATGTTGGTGTTGTTGATAAAAATATGTTAAGAGTCACAGGAACGGGACTTTATAAGAATATAGAGGGAGTTTCAGCTCTGGGAAATGTGTATAAAAATACATTGGAAACAGGGAAGACTCATATTATTGAAAACCCAAGAAATCACGAACTATGTTCTCAATGTAAAGATAAAGAGAATTGCCAGGAAAAATTAGAGATATCAACTCCCATATACTGTCGAAATGAGATAATTGGTGTACTAGGTCTAGTTTGTTTTAGCAATGAGCAGAAGAAGAAGATTATTGCAAATATAGATTCTTACCTAAATTTTACAAAGCAGATAGCAGAGTTTATAGGTATAAAGTTTTTTGAGTTTCAAGAGAAGATGTTACAAGAGGATAAGGAGAGAACTTTAAGAGCAGTAATTGACAATATAAGCAAAGGTGTAATAGTTAGTGATAAAAATAACAAAATAGTTAGTATAAATGAGATAGCTAGAAAAAAATTGAAAATAGGTTTAGAGTGTATTGGTGAAACAATGTCTATAGTGAGTCAGAATGATTATCTGATGAATGAGGAGATATTTAAACTGCTAATTTTTGAAAGAGAATTTAATGTGGTAGGAAAGTTAATCTCAATAAACTCTTTTGACAATAAGAAGAATAATATCTTTATATTTGAAGATATTAAAAAGATAAATAGAAATATAGCAGAGATAACTAACAACAATAATGTAATAACAATAGATGATATATATGGAAATTCAATAGCAACAAAAAATCTAAAGGAGAATATATTAAAAGTAGCAGATACCTCTTCTACAGTTTTGATTACAGGGGAGAGTGGAACAGGGAAGGAGCTGGTAGCACGTTCACTACACTCACATAGTAGTAGAAGTGACAAACCATTTGTGGTAATCAACTGTTCAGCAATTCCAGATTCACTTTTAGAGAGTGAACTTTTCGGATATGTAAAGGGAGCTTTTACAGGTGCAAATAACAGTGGAAGAATGGGAAAATTTGAGTTAGCAAACACAGGAGTAATATTCTTAGATGAGATTGGAGATATGCCACTATATCTACAAGCTAAGATTTTAAGAGTAATACAGGAGAAAAAAATAGAGAGAATTGGATCTAATAAGAGTATTGATTTAGATATTAAGATTATTGCAGCTACAAATGTAGATCTTGAAAAGAAAATAAAGGAGCAAAAATTCAGAAGTGATCTATACTATAGATTGAATGTTATACCTATAAAGCTTCTTCCATTGAGAGAGAGAAAAGAGGATATACTTCCAATTGTAGAAAAATTAATAAACAAATACAACAGAATATCTAACAAGTATATCTCATCTATAGATGAAGAGGTTATAAGGGTATTATCAAATTATAACTGGCCTGGTAATATTAGAGAGTTGGAAAATGTAATAGAGCTTATGTTTAATATGAGTGGAAGTAGTCATATTTTGAGTAGAGATTTTTTACCAGAGTCAATATTACTAAATAAAGGTATCAAAAAAACATGTATACAACCAATAATAAAAGATGATGATGAGGATTTAGTAGATTTTGAAATATTGGAAAAAAGATATATACTACAGGCTTTGAAAAAGTATGGAGATAGCACAGATGGGAAAAGGGCTATTTCTGATAAAATGGGAATAGGATTGACAACTTTATATAGAAAGATGAAGAAATTTGAGATAGATTAA
- the nagE gene encoding N-acetylglucosamine-specific PTS transporter subunit IIBC, translating into MFNYLQKIGKALMVPVAVLPAAAILMGIGYWIDPTGWGANSQLAAFLIKAGAAIIDNMPILFAVGVAFGLSKDKNGAAALAGLVAFEVVTTLLSVGAVAQMTGIAPDQVSPAFGKINNQFVGILCGVIAGELYNKFHTLELPKFLAFFSGKRFVPIITSVVMLVVSFILLYIWPVIYSGLVGFGISIAKLGPVGAGVYGFFNRLLIPVGLHHALNSVFWFNVAGINDIGRFWGDPAAAYAGLPAAVEGSYHVGMYQAGFFPIMMFGLLGACFAFIKTAKPANKEKIKSIMLAAGFASFFTGVTEPIEFAFMFVAPALYLLHALLTGIAVFLAASLDWMAGFGFSAGFVDFVLSLRNPNAHNPIMLIVLGLIFFVIYYVVFTFAINKFNIKTPGREDEDMVEVEVNANGVSAHMAVASALLPLLGGKENLVSIDNCATRLRLEVVDGEKVNDAEIKKVAAGIMKRGNAVQVIIGPHVEFVATELKKLV; encoded by the coding sequence ATGTTTAACTATCTACAAAAAATTGGTAAAGCATTAATGGTTCCAGTAGCAGTTCTACCAGCTGCAGCAATCCTTATGGGTATTGGATACTGGATAGACCCAACAGGTTGGGGAGCAAATAGCCAACTTGCTGCATTCTTAATTAAGGCAGGTGCCGCTATTATCGACAATATGCCTATACTATTTGCTGTTGGTGTTGCTTTTGGACTTTCTAAGGATAAAAATGGTGCTGCTGCTCTAGCTGGATTAGTTGCTTTTGAAGTTGTTACTACTCTACTATCTGTAGGTGCAGTTGCTCAAATGACAGGAATCGCTCCTGATCAAGTTTCTCCTGCTTTTGGAAAAATTAACAACCAATTCGTAGGAATACTTTGTGGGGTTATTGCTGGAGAGTTATATAACAAATTCCATACTTTAGAACTACCTAAGTTCTTAGCTTTCTTTAGTGGAAAAAGATTTGTTCCTATTATAACTTCAGTTGTTATGTTAGTTGTTTCATTTATATTACTATATATTTGGCCAGTTATCTACTCTGGTTTAGTTGGATTTGGAATTAGCATTGCTAAATTAGGACCAGTTGGAGCTGGAGTATATGGATTCTTTAACAGATTATTGATCCCAGTTGGATTACACCACGCTTTAAACTCTGTATTCTGGTTTAACGTTGCTGGTATCAATGATATTGGAAGATTCTGGGGAGACCCAGCAGCTGCTTATGCTGGATTACCTGCTGCAGTTGAAGGATCTTACCACGTTGGAATGTACCAAGCAGGATTCTTCCCTATTATGATGTTTGGATTATTAGGAGCTTGTTTCGCTTTCATCAAAACTGCTAAACCTGCTAATAAAGAGAAAATAAAATCTATCATGTTAGCTGCTGGATTTGCAAGTTTCTTTACTGGAGTAACTGAACCTATTGAATTTGCATTTATGTTCGTTGCACCAGCTCTATACTTATTACACGCTTTACTAACTGGTATAGCTGTATTCTTAGCTGCTTCATTAGATTGGATGGCTGGATTTGGATTCTCTGCTGGATTCGTTGACTTTGTACTATCACTACGTAACCCTAATGCTCACAATCCAATAATGTTAATAGTTCTAGGATTAATCTTCTTCGTAATCTACTATGTAGTATTTACATTTGCAATCAATAAATTTAACATCAAAACTCCTGGAAGAGAAGATGAAGATATGGTTGAAGTTGAAGTTAATGCTAATGGTGTTTCTGCTCATATGGCTGTAGCTTCTGCTCTATTACCTCTATTAGGTGGAAAAGAAAACTTAGTTTCTATTGATAACTGTGCTACAAGATTGAGATTAGAAGTTGTTGATGGAGAAAAAGTTAATGATGCTGAAATTAAAAAAGTAGCTGCTGGAATAATGAAAAGAGGAAATGCTGTACAAGTTATCATTGGACCACACGTTGAATTTGTTGCTACTGAATTAAAAAAATTAGTTTAA
- a CDS encoding L-serine ammonia-lyase, iron-sulfur-dependent, subunit alpha: MEKITEKVLSILEEELVPAEGCTEPIAIAYAAAKLTSILGNVPEKIDAYLSGNIVKNVKSVKIPNSEGMVGIEASTAMGAILGDSTKELMVIAHVDKSRLPEVKKYLDDKKIKVFLNEGDVKLYIRLEGTYGDDTAVVEIQHYHTNITKIVKNGVEIKGQSCDEVCTGDVMTDRTFLSVELIYNLAKTIDLSLIEATFQRVIDYNSAIATEGLTNSYGIAIGKTIKEGMEEGVYGNDLRNKMASFASAGSDARMNGCSLPVMTTSGSGNQGMTCSLPVIKFCQEKGLSKEETIRGLFFSHMTTIHIKSNIGRLSAYCGAICASAGVAGAISFLSGLSLEQIGNAIETTLGTMSGVICDGAKSSCATKIASGVSAAFDAYYAASKNRKFEFGEGIVGKNVEKTIEHVGVLGQQGMKVTDEVILDIMIKNV; encoded by the coding sequence ATGGAAAAAATAACTGAAAAAGTATTAAGTATTTTAGAAGAGGAGTTAGTTCCTGCAGAAGGATGTACTGAGCCAATAGCTATCGCATATGCTGCTGCTAAATTAACAAGTATCTTAGGAAATGTACCTGAAAAGATTGATGCTTACCTTTCAGGAAATATAGTAAAAAATGTTAAGAGTGTAAAAATACCTAACTCTGAAGGAATGGTAGGAATAGAAGCTTCTACAGCTATGGGAGCTATCTTAGGAGACTCAACAAAAGAGCTTATGGTTATAGCACATGTAGATAAGAGCCGTTTACCAGAGGTAAAAAAATATCTAGATGATAAAAAAATAAAAGTTTTCTTAAATGAGGGAGATGTAAAATTATACATAAGATTAGAGGGAACTTATGGAGATGACACAGCAGTAGTTGAGATCCAACACTACCATACAAATATAACAAAAATAGTTAAAAATGGTGTAGAGATCAAAGGGCAATCTTGTGATGAGGTATGTACTGGAGATGTAATGACTGATAGAACTTTCCTTTCAGTTGAATTAATCTACAACTTAGCAAAAACAATAGATCTATCTTTAATAGAAGCAACATTCCAAAGAGTAATAGACTATAACTCAGCAATAGCTACTGAAGGATTAACAAATTCATATGGAATAGCTATTGGAAAGACTATTAAAGAGGGAATGGAAGAGGGAGTTTATGGAAACGACCTAAGAAACAAAATGGCAAGTTTTGCAAGTGCAGGAAGTGACGCAAGAATGAATGGATGCTCACTACCAGTAATGACTACTAGTGGAAGTGGAAACCAAGGAATGACTTGTTCATTACCAGTAATAAAATTCTGTCAAGAGAAGGGATTATCAAAAGAGGAAACAATCAGAGGATTATTCTTCTCTCATATGACAACTATCCATATTAAATCAAACATAGGAAGATTATCAGCTTATTGTGGAGCTATATGTGCAAGTGCAGGGGTAGCAGGAGCAATATCATTCCTATCAGGATTATCTCTAGAGCAGATTGGAAATGCAATTGAAACTACTTTAGGAACAATGTCAGGAGTAATCTGTGACGGAGCTAAGAGTTCATGTGCAACTAAGATTGCTAGTGGAGTAAGTGCAGCTTTTGATGCTTACTATGCAGCTTCAAAAAATAGAAAATTCGAATTTGGAGAGGGAATAGTAGGAAAAAATGTTGAGAAAACAATAGAGCATGTTGGAGTATTAGGACAACAAGGAATGAAAGTAACTGACGAAGTTATATTAGATATAATGATAAAAAATGTTTAA
- a CDS encoding AbgT family transporter — translation MGKDQKNREGFILKALDKVEKIGNGLPHPTTMFIIFTLILVVISWLAAKSGLKVSYETYDTATKSLVTKETVAVNLLSADGLRFMYTSVIKNFTNFIALGTVFTIIMGVGVADGSGFMEAVLKKIVAVTPKRAVTATIIFLGIVSNVASSTGYVMLVPLGAILFMSFGRHPIAGLAATFAGVSGGWSANLLIGTNDPVFAGMSTEAARMIDPTYTVLPTGNWFFMVASTFLITFVGTLVTEKIIEPRLGEYVSEEKISVNDISLDEKRGMKFALISLAVFLIVVGLLVIPENALLRNPQTGELLRSPFMTGIVFLMSLFFMIPGIFYGIGSRKIKSDKDVIELMTKSINNLSGFMVLIFFAAQFVVFFNYSNLGIILSVKGAEFLQHTGFVGIPLIFAFIVMTAIINIFIAVDSAKWAIMAPIFVPMFMRIGFSPELTQAAYRVGDSCTNVIAPLMPFFPLIVAFAQKYDKKSGIGTLISLMIPYSIAFLIGWIILLIVWFMLGLPLGIGGGLFYSM, via the coding sequence ATGGGAAAAGATCAAAAAAATAGAGAAGGATTTATATTAAAAGCATTGGATAAGGTAGAGAAGATAGGGAATGGTCTACCTCATCCAACTACAATGTTTATAATATTTACATTAATATTAGTTGTTATCTCTTGGTTAGCAGCAAAATCAGGGTTAAAAGTTTCTTATGAAACTTATGATACTGCTACTAAATCATTGGTAACAAAAGAGACTGTGGCTGTAAACTTACTGTCTGCTGATGGATTGAGATTTATGTACACATCTGTAATTAAAAACTTTACTAACTTTATAGCGTTAGGAACAGTATTTACTATAATTATGGGGGTTGGAGTTGCTGATGGTTCTGGATTTATGGAAGCTGTTTTGAAAAAGATAGTTGCTGTAACACCTAAAAGAGCTGTAACTGCTACAATCATCTTCTTAGGAATCGTATCAAACGTAGCTTCATCTACTGGATATGTTATGCTAGTTCCTTTGGGAGCGATACTGTTTATGAGTTTTGGAAGACACCCAATTGCAGGACTTGCAGCAACATTTGCTGGAGTTTCTGGAGGATGGAGTGCCAACCTTTTAATAGGAACAAATGACCCTGTATTTGCAGGAATGTCTACAGAGGCAGCTAGAATGATCGATCCAACATACACTGTATTACCAACAGGAAACTGGTTCTTTATGGTTGCTTCAACATTCTTAATAACTTTTGTAGGAACTTTAGTTACTGAGAAGATAATAGAGCCAAGATTAGGTGAATATGTATCTGAAGAGAAGATCAGTGTAAATGATATCTCACTAGATGAAAAGAGAGGAATGAAGTTTGCACTAATAAGTTTAGCAGTGTTCTTAATAGTTGTAGGTCTACTAGTTATACCTGAAAATGCTCTATTAAGAAATCCTCAAACAGGTGAGTTATTACGTTCACCATTTATGACTGGAATTGTATTTTTAATGTCTTTATTCTTTATGATACCTGGTATATTCTATGGAATAGGATCAAGAAAGATAAAATCAGATAAAGATGTTATAGAGCTTATGACAAAATCTATAAACAACCTATCTGGATTTATGGTGCTTATATTCTTTGCAGCTCAATTCGTAGTATTTTTCAACTATTCAAACTTAGGAATAATACTATCTGTAAAGGGAGCTGAATTTTTACAGCATACAGGATTTGTAGGAATACCATTAATATTTGCATTCATAGTAATGACAGCTATTATAAATATATTTATAGCAGTTGACTCTGCTAAATGGGCTATTATGGCTCCAATATTTGTACCTATGTTTATGAGAATAGGATTCTCACCAGAATTGACTCAAGCAGCATACAGAGTTGGAGATTCATGTACAAACGTAATAGCACCACTTATGCCATTCTTCCCATTGATAGTGGCATTTGCTCAAAAGTATGATAAGAAGAGTGGTATAGGAACTCTAATATCACTTATGATACCATACTCAATAGCATTCTTAATAGGATGGATAATTTTATTGATAGTGTGGTTTATGTTAGGACTACCTCTAGGAATTGGAGGAGGACTATTCTACTCAATGTAG